From Hylaeus volcanicus isolate JK05 chromosome 2, UHH_iyHylVolc1.0_haploid, whole genome shotgun sequence, the proteins below share one genomic window:
- the LOC128872701 gene encoding myosin-6 isoform X2 yields MDLQTGLVYVAVVVVSAVVIVLVSMFGIKEKSYEEAIAEQRKLPDDLLLSKKDKGKEKKHKNKAGKKVKEKKEEKDEKDDREEKSEHVQFEENPQILPLEPLVREGSKGSKKKSKFEKVKPILVNKDEPLVIVTELSPSQPPSVETNHFDLIQPKDDLELIRSYSKENLHQLNQSEPIANKSPKETPTKTKKNAKDSVKKKDENIKEEKKDEKKETTIYVNASPVINKDAIKEAKEMKEQKETPVKDAKEAVKEIAPSTQSANKESKKTKKKNDILAQIGGDKDAVNVSLLMPLVQKAELSRSEIQILIDQLLNKQLDNPSEHSEWTEGRADPVIKLKKQLAEKEKALADEHEANIAFQNKLKEMRAELNSERSRLTANARQLEEALNAKVTETQTLHTRMQHILESHAAEKQGFTRQIEQLQTKVNENAAIIHKMQEDQGQTQGHLQQELIAQRKQMEVQFAQMRDTENALTAQLAQKHAEIQELQSELQATCESSTAEIEMLQQQLGLMQGQLMHSEGQLQHFKEAGDRLQDVARQLEESHRANADLDHRLKNAHRHEQDLQKQVNSLQSELNAIKAEANDVSALKAELNKSQSELVKLKSELSVSLNESKSEAIEIAALKAALAKKEEELNKSQDELYNIRIELKQSMENVTQLEAKLNAAQKKVDMTNIEFEKTTGNLKKIQDEVNGYQSDMQKLKEELKQKQVELENTRAEIPPTNETANEVNKLQSNEIKLNETQLQISQLQEENDRLSTQLTNFTELQKQLKQLQEENESLASQLAATTERPAAEGRENGIDEKVQKNVQLVEHANLLAQKESQLNALKVELTHKEAELNQWNAEVNALRSDINFHYNVAARLGDDLKAQRSKTKELRLQNLEVMEALSAELKKKNVIDKHTELEKQNKNLQDMVSHYKQIINDTEGMLNTLQSHVESAETRWESQLRQKENEVAKLRIEFNELKNKLNSHDMEKVVELEARLKETESLNEQANAELLALRSRPKLVSSGVNTHDLGAVEKLQEERARLSEELQSECNKRAALDGEVNKLRSLVTQLQQEVSQCKNEVSEGCSSSEQSILNGPPTSECPNSESTKKPMAKRRRFAGWIRKKITSQNKLR; encoded by the exons ATGGATCTCCAAACAGGATTAGTTTATGTGGCAGTGGTAGTTGTTTCTGCAGTAGTTATTGTTTTAGTATCAATGTTtggtataaaagaaaaatcttatGAAGAAGCGATAGCAGAACAGAGAAAACTTCCTGATGATCTTTTATTga GTAAAAAAgataaaggaaaagaaaagaaacataagAATAAGGCAGGaaagaaagtgaaagaaaagaaagaagaaaaggatgAAAAAGATGACAGGGAGGAAAAGTCTGAGCATGTCCAGTTTGAAGAAAACCCTCAAATATTGCCTTTAGAACCATTAGTACGG GAGGGTAGCAAAGGAAGTAAGAAGAAAAGCAAGTTTGAAAAGGTAAAGCCAATTCTTGTAAATAAAGATGAGCCACTGGTTATTGTGACTGAATTAAGTCCTTCGCAACCTCCCTCAGTGGAGACTAATCATTTTGACCTCATTCAACCAAAGGACGACCTCGAACTCATAAGGAGTTATAGT AAGGAAAATCTGCATCAACTCAATCAATCTGAGCCAATCGCAAATAAGTCACCAAAGGAGACTCCAACAAAGacaaagaaaaatgcaaaagacTCTGTGAAGAAGAAGGATGAAAATAttaaggaagaaaagaaagatgagaaaaaagaaacaactatATACGTTAATGCATCACCAGTTATTAATAAAGATGCTATAAAGGAagcaaaagaaatgaaagaacagAAAGAAACTCCAGTCAAAGATGCAAAGGAAGCAGTAAAAGAAATTGCACCTTCTACTCAATCAGCGAATAAAGAATCTAAAAagacaaagaagaagaatgatATCTTAGCTCAAATTG gtgGAGACAAAGATGCCGTTAACGTATCTCTTTTGATGCCTTTGGTTCAAAAAGCTGAACTTAGTCGTTCTGAAATACAAATTCTCATAGATCagcttttaaataaacaactgGATAATCCATCGGAACATTCGGAGTGGACAGAAGGTCGGGCAGATCcggttattaaattaaaaaaacaactggcagaaaaagaaaaggctCTCGCCGATGAGCATGAAGCAAATATtgcatttcaaaataaactgAAAGAAATGCGAGCTGAACTTAATTCTGAGAGGTCTAGATTAACAGCTAATGCAAGACAACTAGAAGAAGCATTAAATGCTAAGGTTACAGAAACTCAGACTTTACACACACGTATGCAACATATTTTGGAAAGTCATGCTGCTGAAAAACAAGGCTTTACAAGGCAGATCGAACAATTACAAActaaagtaaatgaaaatgcagcaattattcataaaatgcAAGAAGATCAAGGGCAAACTCAAGGTCATTTACAGCAAGAATTGATTGCACAGCGTAAACAAATGGAAGTACAATTTGCACAAATGCGTGACACTGAAAATGCATTAACAGCACAGCTAGCTCAAAAACATGCAGAAATACAGGAATTGCAAAGCGAGTTACAAGCAACTTGTGAAAGTAGTACTGCTGAAATAGAAATGTTACAGCAACAATTAGGACTTATGCAAGGCCAGTTAATGCATTCAGAAGGACAATTGCAACATTTCAAAGAAGCGGGTGATAGATTGCAAGACGTTGCTAGACAACTTGAG GAATCTCACCGTGCTAATGCAGATCTAGATCatagattaaaaaatgcaCATCGTCATGAGCAAGACCTCCAAAAACAAGTAAATTCGTTGCAATCAGAATTGAATGCTATAAAGGCGGAGGCTAACGATGTCTCTGCATTAAAGGCCGAATTGAACAAATCCCAGTCTGAgctagtaaaattaaaatctgaattgtcagtGTCATTGAATGAGTCAAAATCTGAAGCAATTGAAATTGCAGCTCTTAAGGCAGCACTAGctaagaaagaagaagagttGAACAAATCTCAGGATGAACTTTACAATATACGCATTGAGTTAAAACAATCAATGGAAAATGTAACACAGTTGGAGGCAAAATTAAATGCTGCACAGAAGAAAGTAGATATgacaaatattgaatttgaaaagaCAACAGgaaatctaaagaaaatacaagATGAAGTTAATGGCTATCAATCTGACATGcagaaattaaaggaagaattaaaacagaaacaaGTTGAATTAGAAAACACTCGTGCAGAAATCCCGCCTACAAATGAAACAGCAAATGAAGTGAATAAGTTACAaagcaatgaaataaaattaaatgagacACAATTACAGATTTCACAATTGCAAGAAGAAAATGATAGACTTTCTACGCAG ctCACGAATTTCACAGAATTGCAAAAACAACTTAAACAATtgcaagaagaaaatgaatcatTAGCTTCACAATTAGCGGCTACCACTGAACGACCAGCTGCAGAGGGTCGAGAAAATGGAATCGACGAGAAGGTTCAAAAGAATGTGCAACTTGTAGAACATGCAAATtt GTTGGCCCAAAAGGAAAGTCAACTAAATGCCTTAAAAGTAGAATTAACACATAAAGAAGCAGAACTTAATCAGTGGAATGCTGAAGTTAACGCATTACGAAGcgacataaattttcattataatgtTGCTGCCCGATTAGGTGATGATTTAAAAGCACAAAGATCTAAAACTAAG GAGTTACGTTTACAAAACTTGGAAGTAATGGAAGCTCTTTCTGCTgaactaaaaaagaaaaatgtaattgacaAACATACAGAGTTGgaaaaacagaataaaaacTTGCAAGACATGGTTTCACATTATAAACAAATCATTAACGATACA GAAGGTATGCTCAATACACTTCAGAGTCATGTAGAATCAGCAGAAACAAGATGGGAGTCTCAACTTCggcaaaaagaaaacgaagttGCAAAACTTAGGATTGAGTTCAATGAactcaaaaataagttaaattcACACGACATG GAAAAGGTAGTAGAGTTGGAAGCCAGGTTAAAAGAGACAGAGTCTCTTAATGAACAAGCTAATGCTGAATTATTGGCACTTAGATCTAGACCAAAATTAGTTTCAAGCGGAGTAAATACCCATGATTTAGGAGCAGTGGAAAAACTTCAAGAG GAAAGAGCGCGGTTGTCAGAAGAACTTCAGTCAGAGTGCAATAAGAGGGCAGCATTAGATGGAGAAGTGAATAAGTTGCGTTCTTTAGTTACGCAACTTCAGCAAGAAGTATCGCAATGCAAG aacGAAGTTAGCGAAGGTTGTAGCAGTTCAGAACAGTCAATCTTAAATGGCCCACCAACTTCTGAGTGTCCTAATTCCGAG TCCACTAAGAAACCCATGGCAAAACGGCGCAGATTCGCAG GGTGGATCAGGAAAAAAATAACTTCACAGAACAAACTGCGCTAG
- the LOC128872701 gene encoding myosin-6 isoform X1: protein MDLQTGLVYVAVVVVSAVVIVLVSMFGIKEKSYEEAIAEQRKLPDDLLLSKKDKGKEKKHKNKAGKKVKEKKEEKDEKDDREEKSEHVQFEENPQILPLEPLVREGSKGSKKKSKFEKVKPILVNKDEPLVIVTELSPSQPPSVETNHFDLIQPKDDLELIRSYSKENLHQLNQSEPIANKSPKETPTKTKKNAKDSVKKKDENIKEEKKDEKKETTIYVNASPVINKDAIKEAKEMKEQKETPVKDAKEAVKEIAPSTQSANKESKKTKKKNDILAQIGGDKDAVNVSLLMPLVQKAELSRSEIQILIDQLLNKQLDNPSEHSEWTEGRADPVIKLKKQLAEKEKALADEHEANIAFQNKLKEMRAELNSERSRLTANARQLEEALNAKVTETQTLHTRMQHILESHAAEKQGFTRQIEQLQTKVNENAAIIHKMQEDQGQTQGHLQQELIAQRKQMEVQFAQMRDTENALTAQLAQKHAEIQELQSELQATCESSTAEIEMLQQQLGLMQGQLMHSEGQLQHFKEAGDRLQDVARQLEESHRANADLDHRLKNAHRHEQDLQKQVNSLQSELNAIKAEANDVSALKAELNKSQSELVKLKSELSVSLNESKSEAIEIAALKAALAKKEEELNKSQDELYNIRIELKQSMENVTQLEAKLNAAQKKVDMTNIEFEKTTGNLKKIQDEVNGYQSDMQKLKEELKQKQVELENTRAEIPPTNETANEVNKLQSNEIKLNETQLQISQLQEENDRLSTQLTNFTELQKQLKQLQEENESLASQLAATTERPAAEGRENGIDEKVQKNVQLVEHANLLAQKESQLNALKVELTHKEAELNQWNAEVNALRSDINFHYNVAARLGDDLKAQRSKTKELRLQNLEVMEALSAELKKKNVIDKHTELEKQNKNLQDMVSHYKQIINDTEGMLNTLQSHVESAETRWESQLRQKENEVAKLRIEFNELKNKLNSHDMLQEKVVELEARLKETESLNEQANAELLALRSRPKLVSSGVNTHDLGAVEKLQEERARLSEELQSECNKRAALDGEVNKLRSLVTQLQQEVSQCKNEVSEGCSSSEQSILNGPPTSECPNSESTKKPMAKRRRFAGWIRKKITSQNKLR, encoded by the exons ATGGATCTCCAAACAGGATTAGTTTATGTGGCAGTGGTAGTTGTTTCTGCAGTAGTTATTGTTTTAGTATCAATGTTtggtataaaagaaaaatcttatGAAGAAGCGATAGCAGAACAGAGAAAACTTCCTGATGATCTTTTATTga GTAAAAAAgataaaggaaaagaaaagaaacataagAATAAGGCAGGaaagaaagtgaaagaaaagaaagaagaaaaggatgAAAAAGATGACAGGGAGGAAAAGTCTGAGCATGTCCAGTTTGAAGAAAACCCTCAAATATTGCCTTTAGAACCATTAGTACGG GAGGGTAGCAAAGGAAGTAAGAAGAAAAGCAAGTTTGAAAAGGTAAAGCCAATTCTTGTAAATAAAGATGAGCCACTGGTTATTGTGACTGAATTAAGTCCTTCGCAACCTCCCTCAGTGGAGACTAATCATTTTGACCTCATTCAACCAAAGGACGACCTCGAACTCATAAGGAGTTATAGT AAGGAAAATCTGCATCAACTCAATCAATCTGAGCCAATCGCAAATAAGTCACCAAAGGAGACTCCAACAAAGacaaagaaaaatgcaaaagacTCTGTGAAGAAGAAGGATGAAAATAttaaggaagaaaagaaagatgagaaaaaagaaacaactatATACGTTAATGCATCACCAGTTATTAATAAAGATGCTATAAAGGAagcaaaagaaatgaaagaacagAAAGAAACTCCAGTCAAAGATGCAAAGGAAGCAGTAAAAGAAATTGCACCTTCTACTCAATCAGCGAATAAAGAATCTAAAAagacaaagaagaagaatgatATCTTAGCTCAAATTG gtgGAGACAAAGATGCCGTTAACGTATCTCTTTTGATGCCTTTGGTTCAAAAAGCTGAACTTAGTCGTTCTGAAATACAAATTCTCATAGATCagcttttaaataaacaactgGATAATCCATCGGAACATTCGGAGTGGACAGAAGGTCGGGCAGATCcggttattaaattaaaaaaacaactggcagaaaaagaaaaggctCTCGCCGATGAGCATGAAGCAAATATtgcatttcaaaataaactgAAAGAAATGCGAGCTGAACTTAATTCTGAGAGGTCTAGATTAACAGCTAATGCAAGACAACTAGAAGAAGCATTAAATGCTAAGGTTACAGAAACTCAGACTTTACACACACGTATGCAACATATTTTGGAAAGTCATGCTGCTGAAAAACAAGGCTTTACAAGGCAGATCGAACAATTACAAActaaagtaaatgaaaatgcagcaattattcataaaatgcAAGAAGATCAAGGGCAAACTCAAGGTCATTTACAGCAAGAATTGATTGCACAGCGTAAACAAATGGAAGTACAATTTGCACAAATGCGTGACACTGAAAATGCATTAACAGCACAGCTAGCTCAAAAACATGCAGAAATACAGGAATTGCAAAGCGAGTTACAAGCAACTTGTGAAAGTAGTACTGCTGAAATAGAAATGTTACAGCAACAATTAGGACTTATGCAAGGCCAGTTAATGCATTCAGAAGGACAATTGCAACATTTCAAAGAAGCGGGTGATAGATTGCAAGACGTTGCTAGACAACTTGAG GAATCTCACCGTGCTAATGCAGATCTAGATCatagattaaaaaatgcaCATCGTCATGAGCAAGACCTCCAAAAACAAGTAAATTCGTTGCAATCAGAATTGAATGCTATAAAGGCGGAGGCTAACGATGTCTCTGCATTAAAGGCCGAATTGAACAAATCCCAGTCTGAgctagtaaaattaaaatctgaattgtcagtGTCATTGAATGAGTCAAAATCTGAAGCAATTGAAATTGCAGCTCTTAAGGCAGCACTAGctaagaaagaagaagagttGAACAAATCTCAGGATGAACTTTACAATATACGCATTGAGTTAAAACAATCAATGGAAAATGTAACACAGTTGGAGGCAAAATTAAATGCTGCACAGAAGAAAGTAGATATgacaaatattgaatttgaaaagaCAACAGgaaatctaaagaaaatacaagATGAAGTTAATGGCTATCAATCTGACATGcagaaattaaaggaagaattaaaacagaaacaaGTTGAATTAGAAAACACTCGTGCAGAAATCCCGCCTACAAATGAAACAGCAAATGAAGTGAATAAGTTACAaagcaatgaaataaaattaaatgagacACAATTACAGATTTCACAATTGCAAGAAGAAAATGATAGACTTTCTACGCAG ctCACGAATTTCACAGAATTGCAAAAACAACTTAAACAATtgcaagaagaaaatgaatcatTAGCTTCACAATTAGCGGCTACCACTGAACGACCAGCTGCAGAGGGTCGAGAAAATGGAATCGACGAGAAGGTTCAAAAGAATGTGCAACTTGTAGAACATGCAAATtt GTTGGCCCAAAAGGAAAGTCAACTAAATGCCTTAAAAGTAGAATTAACACATAAAGAAGCAGAACTTAATCAGTGGAATGCTGAAGTTAACGCATTACGAAGcgacataaattttcattataatgtTGCTGCCCGATTAGGTGATGATTTAAAAGCACAAAGATCTAAAACTAAG GAGTTACGTTTACAAAACTTGGAAGTAATGGAAGCTCTTTCTGCTgaactaaaaaagaaaaatgtaattgacaAACATACAGAGTTGgaaaaacagaataaaaacTTGCAAGACATGGTTTCACATTATAAACAAATCATTAACGATACA GAAGGTATGCTCAATACACTTCAGAGTCATGTAGAATCAGCAGAAACAAGATGGGAGTCTCAACTTCggcaaaaagaaaacgaagttGCAAAACTTAGGATTGAGTTCAATGAactcaaaaataagttaaattcACACGACATG TTACAGGAAAAGGTAGTAGAGTTGGAAGCCAGGTTAAAAGAGACAGAGTCTCTTAATGAACAAGCTAATGCTGAATTATTGGCACTTAGATCTAGACCAAAATTAGTTTCAAGCGGAGTAAATACCCATGATTTAGGAGCAGTGGAAAAACTTCAAGAG GAAAGAGCGCGGTTGTCAGAAGAACTTCAGTCAGAGTGCAATAAGAGGGCAGCATTAGATGGAGAAGTGAATAAGTTGCGTTCTTTAGTTACGCAACTTCAGCAAGAAGTATCGCAATGCAAG aacGAAGTTAGCGAAGGTTGTAGCAGTTCAGAACAGTCAATCTTAAATGGCCCACCAACTTCTGAGTGTCCTAATTCCGAG TCCACTAAGAAACCCATGGCAAAACGGCGCAGATTCGCAG GGTGGATCAGGAAAAAAATAACTTCACAGAACAAACTGCGCTAG
- the LOC128872701 gene encoding myosin-6 isoform X5, translating to MDLQTGLVYVAVVVVSAVVIVLVSMFGIKEKSYEEAIAEQRKLPDDLLLSKKDKGKEKKHKNKAGKKVKEKKEEKDEKDDREEKSEHVQFEENPQILPLEPLVRKENLHQLNQSEPIANKSPKETPTKTKKNAKDSVKKKDENIKEEKKDEKKETTIYVNASPVINKDAIKEAKEMKEQKETPVKDAKEAVKEIAPSTQSANKESKKTKKKNDILAQIGGDKDAVNVSLLMPLVQKAELSRSEIQILIDQLLNKQLDNPSEHSEWTEGRADPVIKLKKQLAEKEKALADEHEANIAFQNKLKEMRAELNSERSRLTANARQLEEALNAKVTETQTLHTRMQHILESHAAEKQGFTRQIEQLQTKVNENAAIIHKMQEDQGQTQGHLQQELIAQRKQMEVQFAQMRDTENALTAQLAQKHAEIQELQSELQATCESSTAEIEMLQQQLGLMQGQLMHSEGQLQHFKEAGDRLQDVARQLEESHRANADLDHRLKNAHRHEQDLQKQVNSLQSELNAIKAEANDVSALKAELNKSQSELVKLKSELSVSLNESKSEAIEIAALKAALAKKEEELNKSQDELYNIRIELKQSMENVTQLEAKLNAAQKKVDMTNIEFEKTTGNLKKIQDEVNGYQSDMQKLKEELKQKQVELENTRAEIPPTNETANEVNKLQSNEIKLNETQLQISQLQEENDRLSTQLTNFTELQKQLKQLQEENESLASQLAATTERPAAEGRENGIDEKVQKNVQLVEHANLLAQKESQLNALKVELTHKEAELNQWNAEVNALRSDINFHYNVAARLGDDLKAQRSKTKELRLQNLEVMEALSAELKKKNVIDKHTELEKQNKNLQDMVSHYKQIINDTEGMLNTLQSHVESAETRWESQLRQKENEVAKLRIEFNELKNKLNSHDMLQEKVVELEARLKETESLNEQANAELLALRSRPKLVSSGVNTHDLGAVEKLQEERARLSEELQSECNKRAALDGEVNKLRSLVTQLQQEVSQCKNEVSEGCSSSEQSILNGPPTSECPNSESTKKPMAKRRRFAGWIRKKITSQNKLR from the exons ATGGATCTCCAAACAGGATTAGTTTATGTGGCAGTGGTAGTTGTTTCTGCAGTAGTTATTGTTTTAGTATCAATGTTtggtataaaagaaaaatcttatGAAGAAGCGATAGCAGAACAGAGAAAACTTCCTGATGATCTTTTATTga GTAAAAAAgataaaggaaaagaaaagaaacataagAATAAGGCAGGaaagaaagtgaaagaaaagaaagaagaaaaggatgAAAAAGATGACAGGGAGGAAAAGTCTGAGCATGTCCAGTTTGAAGAAAACCCTCAAATATTGCCTTTAGAACCATTAGTACGG AAGGAAAATCTGCATCAACTCAATCAATCTGAGCCAATCGCAAATAAGTCACCAAAGGAGACTCCAACAAAGacaaagaaaaatgcaaaagacTCTGTGAAGAAGAAGGATGAAAATAttaaggaagaaaagaaagatgagaaaaaagaaacaactatATACGTTAATGCATCACCAGTTATTAATAAAGATGCTATAAAGGAagcaaaagaaatgaaagaacagAAAGAAACTCCAGTCAAAGATGCAAAGGAAGCAGTAAAAGAAATTGCACCTTCTACTCAATCAGCGAATAAAGAATCTAAAAagacaaagaagaagaatgatATCTTAGCTCAAATTG gtgGAGACAAAGATGCCGTTAACGTATCTCTTTTGATGCCTTTGGTTCAAAAAGCTGAACTTAGTCGTTCTGAAATACAAATTCTCATAGATCagcttttaaataaacaactgGATAATCCATCGGAACATTCGGAGTGGACAGAAGGTCGGGCAGATCcggttattaaattaaaaaaacaactggcagaaaaagaaaaggctCTCGCCGATGAGCATGAAGCAAATATtgcatttcaaaataaactgAAAGAAATGCGAGCTGAACTTAATTCTGAGAGGTCTAGATTAACAGCTAATGCAAGACAACTAGAAGAAGCATTAAATGCTAAGGTTACAGAAACTCAGACTTTACACACACGTATGCAACATATTTTGGAAAGTCATGCTGCTGAAAAACAAGGCTTTACAAGGCAGATCGAACAATTACAAActaaagtaaatgaaaatgcagcaattattcataaaatgcAAGAAGATCAAGGGCAAACTCAAGGTCATTTACAGCAAGAATTGATTGCACAGCGTAAACAAATGGAAGTACAATTTGCACAAATGCGTGACACTGAAAATGCATTAACAGCACAGCTAGCTCAAAAACATGCAGAAATACAGGAATTGCAAAGCGAGTTACAAGCAACTTGTGAAAGTAGTACTGCTGAAATAGAAATGTTACAGCAACAATTAGGACTTATGCAAGGCCAGTTAATGCATTCAGAAGGACAATTGCAACATTTCAAAGAAGCGGGTGATAGATTGCAAGACGTTGCTAGACAACTTGAG GAATCTCACCGTGCTAATGCAGATCTAGATCatagattaaaaaatgcaCATCGTCATGAGCAAGACCTCCAAAAACAAGTAAATTCGTTGCAATCAGAATTGAATGCTATAAAGGCGGAGGCTAACGATGTCTCTGCATTAAAGGCCGAATTGAACAAATCCCAGTCTGAgctagtaaaattaaaatctgaattgtcagtGTCATTGAATGAGTCAAAATCTGAAGCAATTGAAATTGCAGCTCTTAAGGCAGCACTAGctaagaaagaagaagagttGAACAAATCTCAGGATGAACTTTACAATATACGCATTGAGTTAAAACAATCAATGGAAAATGTAACACAGTTGGAGGCAAAATTAAATGCTGCACAGAAGAAAGTAGATATgacaaatattgaatttgaaaagaCAACAGgaaatctaaagaaaatacaagATGAAGTTAATGGCTATCAATCTGACATGcagaaattaaaggaagaattaaaacagaaacaaGTTGAATTAGAAAACACTCGTGCAGAAATCCCGCCTACAAATGAAACAGCAAATGAAGTGAATAAGTTACAaagcaatgaaataaaattaaatgagacACAATTACAGATTTCACAATTGCAAGAAGAAAATGATAGACTTTCTACGCAG ctCACGAATTTCACAGAATTGCAAAAACAACTTAAACAATtgcaagaagaaaatgaatcatTAGCTTCACAATTAGCGGCTACCACTGAACGACCAGCTGCAGAGGGTCGAGAAAATGGAATCGACGAGAAGGTTCAAAAGAATGTGCAACTTGTAGAACATGCAAATtt GTTGGCCCAAAAGGAAAGTCAACTAAATGCCTTAAAAGTAGAATTAACACATAAAGAAGCAGAACTTAATCAGTGGAATGCTGAAGTTAACGCATTACGAAGcgacataaattttcattataatgtTGCTGCCCGATTAGGTGATGATTTAAAAGCACAAAGATCTAAAACTAAG GAGTTACGTTTACAAAACTTGGAAGTAATGGAAGCTCTTTCTGCTgaactaaaaaagaaaaatgtaattgacaAACATACAGAGTTGgaaaaacagaataaaaacTTGCAAGACATGGTTTCACATTATAAACAAATCATTAACGATACA GAAGGTATGCTCAATACACTTCAGAGTCATGTAGAATCAGCAGAAACAAGATGGGAGTCTCAACTTCggcaaaaagaaaacgaagttGCAAAACTTAGGATTGAGTTCAATGAactcaaaaataagttaaattcACACGACATG TTACAGGAAAAGGTAGTAGAGTTGGAAGCCAGGTTAAAAGAGACAGAGTCTCTTAATGAACAAGCTAATGCTGAATTATTGGCACTTAGATCTAGACCAAAATTAGTTTCAAGCGGAGTAAATACCCATGATTTAGGAGCAGTGGAAAAACTTCAAGAG GAAAGAGCGCGGTTGTCAGAAGAACTTCAGTCAGAGTGCAATAAGAGGGCAGCATTAGATGGAGAAGTGAATAAGTTGCGTTCTTTAGTTACGCAACTTCAGCAAGAAGTATCGCAATGCAAG aacGAAGTTAGCGAAGGTTGTAGCAGTTCAGAACAGTCAATCTTAAATGGCCCACCAACTTCTGAGTGTCCTAATTCCGAG TCCACTAAGAAACCCATGGCAAAACGGCGCAGATTCGCAG GGTGGATCAGGAAAAAAATAACTTCACAGAACAAACTGCGCTAG